Proteins from a genomic interval of Schistocerca piceifrons isolate TAMUIC-IGC-003096 chromosome 3, iqSchPice1.1, whole genome shotgun sequence:
- the LOC124789531 gene encoding dehydrogenase/reductase SDR family protein 7-like isoform X3, whose protein sequence is MKITASDRRGLSIWRTLVTICATVTLLPFTMFAAYKSLQRRRLKYRLKEKVVLITGASSGLGEALAHAFYRAGCRVVLAARREDELRRVKNMLLTTHSTDVTHPPVVLPLDLSDLNALPGKVAKVLEIFGHIDILINNGGISYRGNILTTSIDVDIKLMLINYFGQVALTKAVLPSMIDRQSGHIVSVSSVQGKIAIPYRSAYTASKHAVQAFSDTLRAEVAAHNINVTLVSPGYIHTKLSVNALTGNGEAYGVMDSATENGSPVEKVAEEILYAVATEKKELTTCSFVAHIAALLRTLYPELFFWLMKKRAHQH, encoded by the exons ATGAAAATTACTGCAAGTGATAGAAGAGGACTGTCTATATGGCGAACGCTGGTGACAATATGCGCTACGGTTACTCTTTTACCATTCACAATGTTTGCAGCATACAAGTCTTTACAGAGGCGTCGACTGAAATACAGGCTGAAAGAAAAG GTGGTTCTGATAACAGGTGCTAGTTCCGGCTTAGGTGAGGCACTGGCTCATGCTTTCTACCGAGCTGGTTGTAGAGTTGTCCTTGCAGCACGACGTGAAGATGAACTCAGAAGAGTAAAAAATATGTTATTAACTACACACAGT ACTGATGTTACGCATCCTCCTGTTGTTTTGCCCCTGGACCTTTCTGATTTGAATGCTTTACCAGGAAAAGTAGCAAAGGTTCTTGAGATTTTTGGTCATAttgatattttaataaataatggaGGAATCAGTTATCGGGGCAATATACTGACCACATCCATTGATGTTGATATCAAACTCATGCTTATTAATTACTTTGGGCAGGTGGCACTTACAAAAG cAGTCCTGCCATCTATGATTGACAGGCAAAGTGGTCACATAGTGTCAGTAAGCAGTGTTCAAGGAAAGATAGCTATTCCTTACAG GTCTGCCTACACTGCTTCAAAGCATGCGGTCCAAGCATTTAGTGACACCCTGAGAGCAGAAGTTGCTGCACACAATATAAATGTTACTCTTGTGAGCCCGGGATACATTCACACAAAGCTGTCTGTAAATGCATTGACAGGAAATGGAGAGGCTTATGGAG TTATGGattcagcaacagaaaatggttcaCCAGTGGAGAAAGTGGCTGAGGAGATCCTGTATGCTGTTGCAACAGAAAAAAAGGAACTTACAACATGCTCATTTGTAGCCCATATAGCAGCTCTGCTTAGAACACTGTACCCAGAGCTGTTCTTCTGGCTAATGAAAAAAAGAGCTCATCAACATTAG
- the LOC124789531 gene encoding dehydrogenase/reductase SDR family protein 7-like isoform X2 — protein sequence MKITASDRRGLSIWRTLVTICATVTLLPFTMFAAYKSLQRRRLKYRLKEKVVLITGASSGLGEALAHAFYRAGCRVVLAARREDELRRVKNMLLTTHSVSKTDVTHPPVVLPLDLSDLNALPGKVAKVLEIFGHIDILINNGGISYRGNILTTSIDVDIKLMLINYFGQVALTKVLPSMIDRQSGHIVSVSSVQGKIAIPYRSAYTASKHAVQAFSDTLRAEVAAHNINVTLVSPGYIHTKLSVNALTGNGEAYGVMDSATENGSPVEKVAEEILYAVATEKKELTTCSFVAHIAALLRTLYPELFFWLMKKRAHQH from the exons ATGAAAATTACTGCAAGTGATAGAAGAGGACTGTCTATATGGCGAACGCTGGTGACAATATGCGCTACGGTTACTCTTTTACCATTCACAATGTTTGCAGCATACAAGTCTTTACAGAGGCGTCGACTGAAATACAGGCTGAAAGAAAAG GTGGTTCTGATAACAGGTGCTAGTTCCGGCTTAGGTGAGGCACTGGCTCATGCTTTCTACCGAGCTGGTTGTAGAGTTGTCCTTGCAGCACGACGTGAAGATGAACTCAGAAGAGTAAAAAATATGTTATTAACTACACACAGTGTAAGCAAA ACTGATGTTACGCATCCTCCTGTTGTTTTGCCCCTGGACCTTTCTGATTTGAATGCTTTACCAGGAAAAGTAGCAAAGGTTCTTGAGATTTTTGGTCATAttgatattttaataaataatggaGGAATCAGTTATCGGGGCAATATACTGACCACATCCATTGATGTTGATATCAAACTCATGCTTATTAATTACTTTGGGCAGGTGGCACTTACAAAAG TCCTGCCATCTATGATTGACAGGCAAAGTGGTCACATAGTGTCAGTAAGCAGTGTTCAAGGAAAGATAGCTATTCCTTACAG GTCTGCCTACACTGCTTCAAAGCATGCGGTCCAAGCATTTAGTGACACCCTGAGAGCAGAAGTTGCTGCACACAATATAAATGTTACTCTTGTGAGCCCGGGATACATTCACACAAAGCTGTCTGTAAATGCATTGACAGGAAATGGAGAGGCTTATGGAG TTATGGattcagcaacagaaaatggttcaCCAGTGGAGAAAGTGGCTGAGGAGATCCTGTATGCTGTTGCAACAGAAAAAAAGGAACTTACAACATGCTCATTTGTAGCCCATATAGCAGCTCTGCTTAGAACACTGTACCCAGAGCTGTTCTTCTGGCTAATGAAAAAAAGAGCTCATCAACATTAG
- the LOC124789531 gene encoding dehydrogenase/reductase SDR family protein 7-like isoform X1 codes for MKITASDRRGLSIWRTLVTICATVTLLPFTMFAAYKSLQRRRLKYRLKEKVVLITGASSGLGEALAHAFYRAGCRVVLAARREDELRRVKNMLLTTHSVSKTDVTHPPVVLPLDLSDLNALPGKVAKVLEIFGHIDILINNGGISYRGNILTTSIDVDIKLMLINYFGQVALTKAVLPSMIDRQSGHIVSVSSVQGKIAIPYRSAYTASKHAVQAFSDTLRAEVAAHNINVTLVSPGYIHTKLSVNALTGNGEAYGVMDSATENGSPVEKVAEEILYAVATEKKELTTCSFVAHIAALLRTLYPELFFWLMKKRAHQH; via the exons ATGAAAATTACTGCAAGTGATAGAAGAGGACTGTCTATATGGCGAACGCTGGTGACAATATGCGCTACGGTTACTCTTTTACCATTCACAATGTTTGCAGCATACAAGTCTTTACAGAGGCGTCGACTGAAATACAGGCTGAAAGAAAAG GTGGTTCTGATAACAGGTGCTAGTTCCGGCTTAGGTGAGGCACTGGCTCATGCTTTCTACCGAGCTGGTTGTAGAGTTGTCCTTGCAGCACGACGTGAAGATGAACTCAGAAGAGTAAAAAATATGTTATTAACTACACACAGTGTAAGCAAA ACTGATGTTACGCATCCTCCTGTTGTTTTGCCCCTGGACCTTTCTGATTTGAATGCTTTACCAGGAAAAGTAGCAAAGGTTCTTGAGATTTTTGGTCATAttgatattttaataaataatggaGGAATCAGTTATCGGGGCAATATACTGACCACATCCATTGATGTTGATATCAAACTCATGCTTATTAATTACTTTGGGCAGGTGGCACTTACAAAAG cAGTCCTGCCATCTATGATTGACAGGCAAAGTGGTCACATAGTGTCAGTAAGCAGTGTTCAAGGAAAGATAGCTATTCCTTACAG GTCTGCCTACACTGCTTCAAAGCATGCGGTCCAAGCATTTAGTGACACCCTGAGAGCAGAAGTTGCTGCACACAATATAAATGTTACTCTTGTGAGCCCGGGATACATTCACACAAAGCTGTCTGTAAATGCATTGACAGGAAATGGAGAGGCTTATGGAG TTATGGattcagcaacagaaaatggttcaCCAGTGGAGAAAGTGGCTGAGGAGATCCTGTATGCTGTTGCAACAGAAAAAAAGGAACTTACAACATGCTCATTTGTAGCCCATATAGCAGCTCTGCTTAGAACACTGTACCCAGAGCTGTTCTTCTGGCTAATGAAAAAAAGAGCTCATCAACATTAG